The following proteins are co-located in the Papaver somniferum cultivar HN1 unplaced genomic scaffold, ASM357369v1 unplaced-scaffold_128, whole genome shotgun sequence genome:
- the LOC113332137 gene encoding uncharacterized protein LOC113332137 gives MFKRVFQNAWSNKGVFEFQRNKSRPIWYALTQSIHSGQVNYAPRSFFGVEDFQDDDNSCPYTYQKDKKSRNPHKQLSFKQRTVAYMEPFTLDVLISKRFVSASLTHRVTCKQVAVAGTNSKDIKAVLNSRSDIPACIAVGKILADRAREADVYTACYTPRERDKFEGKIRAVVQSLIDSGIDVKVYLD, from the exons ATGTTTAAGCGGGTATTCCAGAATGCATGGAGCAACAAAGGGGTTTTTGAATTTCAAAGGAACAAAAGTAGGCCAATTTGGTATGCCTTAACTCAGAGCATTCACAGTGgacag GTTAATTATGCTCCAAGAAGCTTCTTCGGGGTGGAGGATTTCCAAGACGATGATAATAGTTGTCCATACACTTACCAGAAGGATAAGAAATCAAGGAACCCCCACAAGCAACTTTCATTCAAGCAGCGGACAGTAGCATACATGGAACCATTTACGCTGGATGTCCTCATTTCCAAGCGGTTTGTCTCAGCATCTCTGACACATAGAGTGACCTGTAAGCAGGTAGCAGTTGCTGGCACAAATTCTAAAGACATCAAAGCCGTTCTTAACTCTAGGTCAGACATACCTGCGTGCATAGCTGTTGGTAAAATCTTAGCTGATAGGGCAAGAGAGGCCGATGTTTACACAGCATGTTATACTCCGAGGGAGCGTGATAAGTTTGAAGGGAAGATTAGGGCAGTAGTTCAGTCTCTCATAGATAGTGGAATTGATGTTAAAGTGTATCTCGATTGA